Genomic DNA from Candidatus Methylacidiphilales bacterium:
AGGCACGAATGTTACTGGTGCGATAGTGGACCTTTTTACAATTGATGCTAATAATTTTCCAGGTCTGAACGGAGGGGACCCACTTGCTTTATACTGGTATCCAACTTTAACTACTTCCTCTCTTCAACCCGGTGCAGGAACACCATATGGAACGTATTCAGGCCCCTGGACGCTCCCCGCTTCACCTGGGATTTACACGGCGTCTGATCCAGGAGGGATATTATTCGTTTCTCAATCGCTGGGTGGTTCTTTCAACAATAGTTTATTTACCACAAATTTTGTTACCATTCCTGAGCCTTCGACTTATGCTTTAATTGGGATTGGGTTGTTGATTATGGGGTATGTCTCAAGGATGAGATCAGCCCTACAGAATGCTAGGAAGTAACAGTTGAAGTTTTGATTCAACAGGGCTCTTGGTTCCTTTGTTTGCAGCTACAAAAAAGTTGTTTTGCGTAATCTCTTCTTAGGCCCGTTTATTAGGGGCAGCTCTTCCAGAGAGGGAGAGTATGGGGAGTGAATGGCTTTAGCGGGCAATCCGAAAATCGCACGCTTAGAGGTCTGTAGGAAGAAAAGCCCTTCAATTATGGAAGGTCGAGGATACTGGATTTGAGCGTTGCAGGGGGTGTGAGTGTGAGAGAAAGGATTTTTCCTGTCGGTTTTTTAATTGTGTATGAGTTTTTATCTTGTGTGCCTTTCCAAGCGTTTGAGAAATCTTCGAGAGTGTGAAGGGGTTGGCCGTTTAAGGTGAGGAGTTGGTCTTTAGCCGCTATGCCTGCGAGAGATACGCGGGATGCTTTTTGAACCGCTAGGACGATTAGGGTTTTATTTTT
This window encodes:
- a CDS encoding PEP-CTERM sorting domain-containing protein produces the protein MKKIAILTLSVVTSLILANSTAVAQLTYQIGVTAGQFTFNSNPLPNNSLLVVVASLSNSTFGAPTPTSFTGEPDDVVLAKLSIGAGTNVTGAIVDLFTIDANNFPGLNGGDPLALYWYPTLTTSSLQPGAGTPYGTYSGPWTLPASPGIYTASDPGGILFVSQSLGGSFNNSLFTTNFVTIPEPSTYALIGIGLLIMGYVSRMRSALQNARK